The genomic segment GTTCCTGCTGACGCACTACTGGACGGACTTCGGGGAACTGCTGCGTGATCCGATCGGGTTCGGCGCGCTGGTGCCCGGGCTGATCAGCGCGCTGGTGTACACGACGGTGTTCGCGTCGGCGGCGTGGGCGCGGTTCGGGTCGAAGGACGTCACGTCGTAGCGACGTGGCGGCAGGCTACGGCGGAGGCCCTGTACGGCGCTGGGGGCTTCTACCGGAAGCATCGGCCGGGGGATCATTTCCGCACGTCGGTGCACGCGGCGCCGGACCTGTTCGCGGATGCGGTCGGGGAGTTGTTCTCGCGGGTCGATCGGGCGCTGGGGCATCCGGATCCGGTGGATCTCGTGGACGTGGGCGCCGGGGGCGGTGAGCTGGTCTCGTCGTTGTCGTCGTCGTTGGGGCGACGGGTGCGGGTGACCGCGGTGGAGCGGGGGGCCCGGCCGGCTTCGGTGCCTGCGGCCGTGTCGTGGGTCGGTGAGGTGCCGCCGCTGACCGGGTTGCTGATGGCCAACGAGTGGCTCGACAACGTGCCGGTCGACGTGGTGGAGCGGGATTCGGCCGGGGTGGATCGGGTCGTGCTGGTCTCGCCGTCGGGGGTGGAATCGCTGGGGGACCCGGTCTCGGGTTCCGATGCGGCGTGGCTCGCGCGGTGGTGGCCGCTGCGCGCGGTCGGCGACCGCGCCGAGGTCGGTTCCGCGCGGGACGCGGCCTGGGCGGCCGCGGTCGGGCGCGTGCGGCGCGGTCTCGCCGTCGCGGTCGACTACGGCCACACTGCGGACGCCCGCCCGCCGGGCGGGACGCTGACCGGTTATCGGGACGGACGGCAAGTGGCGCCGGTGCCCGACGGGTCGTGTGACATCACCGCGCACGTGGCGATGGATTCACTGGCTGATGGCGGTGTGCTGAGGCGGCAGCGATCGGTGCTGCGGGCTCTGGGGGTATCGGGCGAGCTGCCGGCGAGGGAGTTGGCGTCTCGAGACCCGGCGGGGTACCTGAGGGCGCTGTCCCGGGCGTCGCGGGCGGCCGAGCTGACTGCCGTGCCCGGGCTGGGCA from the Cryptosporangium phraense genome contains:
- a CDS encoding SAM-dependent methyltransferase, which translates into the protein MGAVRVEGRHVVATWRQATAEALYGAGGFYRKHRPGDHFRTSVHAAPDLFADAVGELFSRVDRALGHPDPVDLVDVGAGGGELVSSLSSSLGRRVRVTAVERGARPASVPAAVSWVGEVPPLTGLLMANEWLDNVPVDVVERDSAGVDRVVLVSPSGVESLGDPVSGSDAAWLARWWPLRAVGDRAEVGSARDAAWAAAVGRVRRGLAVAVDYGHTADARPPGGTLTGYRDGRQVAPVPDGSCDITAHVAMDSLADGGVLRRQRSVLRALGVSGELPARELASRDPAGYLRALSRASRAAELTAVPGLGSFFWLVQAVGLGDDGVAGDL